In one window of Hevea brasiliensis isolate MT/VB/25A 57/8 chromosome 10, ASM3005281v1, whole genome shotgun sequence DNA:
- the LOC110669980 gene encoding G-box-binding factor 1 isoform X3, with protein sequence MGTGEESTPAKPSKSASSTQEVPTTPSYPDWSNSMQAYYGAGASPPPFFASTVPSPTPHPYIWGSQHPLIPPYGTPVPYPALYPAGGLYAHPNMTTTPNSAQINTELEGKVADGKDRASAKKSKGTSAGKAGESAKATSGSGNDGASQSAESGSDGSSDASDENQQEFAANKMGSFNQMLADANAQNNTAGASVPGKPVVSMPATNLNIGMDLWNASAAAAPGAAKMRTNASGASSAIVPAIMPEQWIQDERELKRQKRKQSNRESARRSRLRKQAPEGQKELNSVQAYLSSLGHLA encoded by the exons ATGGGGACAGGGGAAGAGAGCACACCTGCTAAGCCTTCCAAATCAGCATCATCAACTCAG GAAGTACCAACAACACCCTCATATCCTGATTGGTCAAATTCTATGCAG GCTTATTATGGTGCTGGAGCTTCTCCACCTCCTTTTTTTGCATCAACTGTACCATCTCCAACTCCTCATCCATATATCTGGGGCAGCCAG CATCCTCTAATTCCACCCTATGGCACCCCAGTTCCATACCCAGCTTTATATCCTGCTGGGGGATTATATGCCCATCCTAATATGACCACG ACACCAAATTCAGCACAGATAAATACAGAGTTGGAAGGAAAGGTTGCTGATGGAAAGGATCGGGCTTCAGCCAAAAAATCCAAAGGAACATCAGCTGGCAAGGCAGGAGAGAGTGCAAAGGCAACTTCAGGTTCTGGAAATGATGGCGCCTCTCAAAG TGCTGAAAGTGGTAGCGATGGCTCCTCAGATGCAAGTGATGAGAATCAACAG GAATTTGCTGCAAATAAGATGGGAAGTTTCAATCAGATGCTTGCAGATG CCAATGCGCAAAATAACACTGCAGGGGCATCAGTGCCAGGGAAACCTGTCGTATCTATGCCTGCAACTAATCTAAATATTGGAATGGACTTATGGAATGCATCTGCTGCTGCTGCTCCTGGAGCTGCAAAAATGAGAACCAATGCATCTGGTGCCTCATCAGCAATAGTTCCTGCAATAATGCCTGAACAATGGATACAA GACGAGCGTGAACTGAAAAGACAGAAGAGGAAGCAATCTAACAGGGAGTCAGCCAGAAGATCAAGATTACGGAAGCAG GCCCCAGAGGGGCAAAAGGAGCTTAATTCTGTTCAAGCTTATCTATCTTCGTTAGGACACTTGGCATAA
- the LOC110669980 gene encoding G-box-binding factor 1 isoform X2 — translation MGTGEESTPAKPSKSASSTQEVPTTPSYPDWSNSMQAYYGAGASPPPFFASTVPSPTPHPYIWGSQHPLIPPYGTPVPYPALYPAGGLYAHPNMTTTPNSAQINTELEGKVADGKDRASAKKSKGTSAGKAGESAKATSGSGNDGASQSAESGSDGSSDASDENQQEFAANKMGSFNQMLADANAQNNTAGASVPGKPVVSMPATNLNIGMDLWNASAAAAPGAAKMRTNASGASSAIVPAIMPEQWIQDERELKRQKRKQSNRESARRSRLRKQEELTRLYGPDAVANLEQSNHSSVVQSHGDEENS, via the exons ATGGGGACAGGGGAAGAGAGCACACCTGCTAAGCCTTCCAAATCAGCATCATCAACTCAG GAAGTACCAACAACACCCTCATATCCTGATTGGTCAAATTCTATGCAG GCTTATTATGGTGCTGGAGCTTCTCCACCTCCTTTTTTTGCATCAACTGTACCATCTCCAACTCCTCATCCATATATCTGGGGCAGCCAG CATCCTCTAATTCCACCCTATGGCACCCCAGTTCCATACCCAGCTTTATATCCTGCTGGGGGATTATATGCCCATCCTAATATGACCACG ACACCAAATTCAGCACAGATAAATACAGAGTTGGAAGGAAAGGTTGCTGATGGAAAGGATCGGGCTTCAGCCAAAAAATCCAAAGGAACATCAGCTGGCAAGGCAGGAGAGAGTGCAAAGGCAACTTCAGGTTCTGGAAATGATGGCGCCTCTCAAAG TGCTGAAAGTGGTAGCGATGGCTCCTCAGATGCAAGTGATGAGAATCAACAG GAATTTGCTGCAAATAAGATGGGAAGTTTCAATCAGATGCTTGCAGATG CCAATGCGCAAAATAACACTGCAGGGGCATCAGTGCCAGGGAAACCTGTCGTATCTATGCCTGCAACTAATCTAAATATTGGAATGGACTTATGGAATGCATCTGCTGCTGCTGCTCCTGGAGCTGCAAAAATGAGAACCAATGCATCTGGTGCCTCATCAGCAATAGTTCCTGCAATAATGCCTGAACAATGGATACAA GACGAGCGTGAACTGAAAAGACAGAAGAGGAAGCAATCTAACAGGGAGTCAGCCAGAAGATCAAGATTACGGAAGCAG GAAGAATTGACAAGGTTGTATGGACCAGATGCAGTAGCAAACCTCGAACAAAGCAACCACTCTTCGGTTGTTCAGTCTCATGGCGACGAGGAAAACAGTTAA
- the LOC110669980 gene encoding G-box-binding factor 1 isoform X1, which yields MGTGEESTPAKPSKSASSTQEVPTTPSYPDWSNSMQAYYGAGASPPPFFASTVPSPTPHPYIWGSQHPLIPPYGTPVPYPALYPAGGLYAHPNMTTTPNSAQINTELEGKVADGKDRASAKKSKGTSAGKAGESAKATSGSGNDGASQSAESGSDGSSDASDENQQEFAANKMGSFNQMLADANAQNNTAGASVPGKPVVSMPATNLNIGMDLWNASAAAAPGAAKMRTNASGASSAIVPAIMPEQWIQDERELKRQKRKQSNRESARRSRLRKQAECEELQARVENLTNDSCSLREELQRVSVECEKLKSENDSIKEELTRLYGPDAVANLEQSNHSSVVQSHGDEENS from the exons ATGGGGACAGGGGAAGAGAGCACACCTGCTAAGCCTTCCAAATCAGCATCATCAACTCAG GAAGTACCAACAACACCCTCATATCCTGATTGGTCAAATTCTATGCAG GCTTATTATGGTGCTGGAGCTTCTCCACCTCCTTTTTTTGCATCAACTGTACCATCTCCAACTCCTCATCCATATATCTGGGGCAGCCAG CATCCTCTAATTCCACCCTATGGCACCCCAGTTCCATACCCAGCTTTATATCCTGCTGGGGGATTATATGCCCATCCTAATATGACCACG ACACCAAATTCAGCACAGATAAATACAGAGTTGGAAGGAAAGGTTGCTGATGGAAAGGATCGGGCTTCAGCCAAAAAATCCAAAGGAACATCAGCTGGCAAGGCAGGAGAGAGTGCAAAGGCAACTTCAGGTTCTGGAAATGATGGCGCCTCTCAAAG TGCTGAAAGTGGTAGCGATGGCTCCTCAGATGCAAGTGATGAGAATCAACAG GAATTTGCTGCAAATAAGATGGGAAGTTTCAATCAGATGCTTGCAGATG CCAATGCGCAAAATAACACTGCAGGGGCATCAGTGCCAGGGAAACCTGTCGTATCTATGCCTGCAACTAATCTAAATATTGGAATGGACTTATGGAATGCATCTGCTGCTGCTGCTCCTGGAGCTGCAAAAATGAGAACCAATGCATCTGGTGCCTCATCAGCAATAGTTCCTGCAATAATGCCTGAACAATGGATACAA GACGAGCGTGAACTGAAAAGACAGAAGAGGAAGCAATCTAACAGGGAGTCAGCCAGAAGATCAAGATTACGGAAGCAG GCAGAGTGTGAAGAGCTACAAGCCAGGGTAGAGAATTTGACTAATGACAGTTGCAGTCTTAGAGAGGAACTGCAGAGGGTATCTGTGGAATGCGAGAAACTTAAATCTGAAAATGATTCTATTAAG GAAGAATTGACAAGGTTGTATGGACCAGATGCAGTAGCAAACCTCGAACAAAGCAACCACTCTTCGGTTGTTCAGTCTCATGGCGACGAGGAAAACAGTTAA
- the LOC110669980 gene encoding G-box-binding factor 1 isoform X4: protein MGTGEESTPAKPSKSASSTQEVPTTPSYPDWSNSMQAYYGAGASPPPFFASTVPSPTPHPYIWGSQHPLIPPYGTPVPYPALYPAGGLYAHPNMTTTPNSAQINTELEGKVADGKDRASAKKSKGTSAGKAGESAKATSGSGNDGASQSAESGSDGSSDASDENQQEFAANKMGSFNQMLADANAQNNTAGASVPGKPVVSMPATNLNIGMDLWNASAAAAPGAAKMRTNASGASSAIVPAIMPEQWIQDERELKRQKRKQSNRESARRSRLRKQVRKWDEPEV from the exons ATGGGGACAGGGGAAGAGAGCACACCTGCTAAGCCTTCCAAATCAGCATCATCAACTCAG GAAGTACCAACAACACCCTCATATCCTGATTGGTCAAATTCTATGCAG GCTTATTATGGTGCTGGAGCTTCTCCACCTCCTTTTTTTGCATCAACTGTACCATCTCCAACTCCTCATCCATATATCTGGGGCAGCCAG CATCCTCTAATTCCACCCTATGGCACCCCAGTTCCATACCCAGCTTTATATCCTGCTGGGGGATTATATGCCCATCCTAATATGACCACG ACACCAAATTCAGCACAGATAAATACAGAGTTGGAAGGAAAGGTTGCTGATGGAAAGGATCGGGCTTCAGCCAAAAAATCCAAAGGAACATCAGCTGGCAAGGCAGGAGAGAGTGCAAAGGCAACTTCAGGTTCTGGAAATGATGGCGCCTCTCAAAG TGCTGAAAGTGGTAGCGATGGCTCCTCAGATGCAAGTGATGAGAATCAACAG GAATTTGCTGCAAATAAGATGGGAAGTTTCAATCAGATGCTTGCAGATG CCAATGCGCAAAATAACACTGCAGGGGCATCAGTGCCAGGGAAACCTGTCGTATCTATGCCTGCAACTAATCTAAATATTGGAATGGACTTATGGAATGCATCTGCTGCTGCTGCTCCTGGAGCTGCAAAAATGAGAACCAATGCATCTGGTGCCTCATCAGCAATAGTTCCTGCAATAATGCCTGAACAATGGATACAA GACGAGCGTGAACTGAAAAGACAGAAGAGGAAGCAATCTAACAGGGAGTCAGCCAGAAGATCAAGATTACGGAAGCAG GTTAGAAAGTGGGACGAACCAGAAGTTTAG
- the LOC110669981 gene encoding HVA22-like protein k: MAFLGSNISSEVGLRLLLCPLGSNVVIRTACCSVGVILPVYSTFKAIERKDQNEQQKWLIYWAAYGSLSLVEAFSDKLLSWVPMYYHVKFAFLVWLQLPSTEGAMYLYRNHLRPFFSRHQARVDLLMGFAYGEMAKIVSTHRAEIEYARAIILKIMGSADQTSKGESDRSKEHLAIEGGTRTSADTESDFDD; the protein is encoded by the exons ATGGCTTTTCTCGGATCCAATATATCAAGCGAG GTTGGGCTGCGGTTACTTCTTTGCCCACTTGGTTCTAATGTTGTAATTCGAACAGCATG CTGTTCTGTTGGGGTTATTTTACCTGTGTACTCTACATTCAAGGCAATTGAGAGGAAAGATCAAAATGAGCAACAAAAATGGCTAATATATTGGGCAG CATATGGTTCTCTCAGCCTTGTGGAAGCATTTTCAGACAAGTTACTCTCATG GGTTCCAATGTATTATCATGTGAAGTTTGCATTTCTAGTGTGGCTTCAACTTCCATCCACTGAA GGCGCAATGTATTTGTATAGGAACCACCTGCGTCCTTTCTTCTCCAGACATCAAGCTAGAGTTGATCTGCTTATGGGTTTTGCTTATGGTGAAATG GCCAAAATTGTCAGCACACACCGAGCAGAAATTGAATATGCTAGAGCTATAATCTTGAAGATTATGGGTTCAG CTGACCAAACGAGTAAGGGCGAGTCTGATCGTTCTAAAGAGCACCTGGCAATTGAAGGCGGGACAAGGACAAGCGCAGACACTGAATCTGATTTTGACGATTGA
- the LOC110669995 gene encoding scarecrow-like protein 15, with the protein MKVPVSPNPKPVSCNNNTNALPYQKFYPEPTSVLDLRRSPSPVSGKPVSATDPSLEWDEHVLQNFDWDSIMKELDFHEDSAPTLKSFPQVNSYESIIHNQNLQEFTAPAQTDPTQFLHSDFNGTCFNIPTQSLGSLDSSHNIGNWNVGFDLIQELIRAADCVDSNEIQLAHVILDRLNHRLQSPIGKPLQRAAFFFKEALQSLLTGSPRPPTRLASWSEVVQTIRVYKAFSGISPIPMFIHFTANQALLENLDGSPPFLHVIDFDIGLGCQYASFMRELVEKADSCKLSSAVLRITAVVTEDYAIETQLIKQCLSQYALELKIRFQIEFVLLRTFEMLSFKSIKFMEREKTAILLSPTFFRRLGSSSSITAFVTDLRRVSPGVVVVVDSEGWAESGSASFRRNFVNGLEFFSMIFESLDAAAAGGDLARKIEMFLLKPRIFSSVESCGRRVATPWKELFCGAGMRPMAFSQFADFQAECLLGKVQVRGFDVAKRQAELVLCWHERPLIATSAWKC; encoded by the coding sequence ATGAAAGTTCCCGTTTCTCCCAACCCCAAGCCCGTTTCTTGCAACAATAATACTAACGCGCTTCCATATCAAAAATTCTACCCTGAACCCACCTCAGTGCTTGACCTGCGCCGAAGTCCAAGTCCTGTGTCTGGGAAACCAGTCTCTGCAACTGATCCTTCTCTTGAGTGGGATGAGCATGTTCTGCAGAATTTTGACTGGGACTCTATCATGAAAGAACTGGACTTTCATGAGGATTCTGCCCCTACCCTCAAGAGCTTCCCTCAAGTTAATTCTTACGAGTCCATAATCCATAACCAAAATCTCCAGGAGTTTACTGCGCCTGCACAAACGGATCCTACTCAGTTTCTTCATTCTGATTTTAATGGTACATGCTTCAATATCCCCACTCAAAGTTTAGGTTCCCTTGATTCGTCTCATAACATTGGCAATTGGAACGTTGGTTTTGATCTTATTCAAGAACTTATTCGAGCAGCAGATTGTGTCGACTCCAACGAGATACAACTCGCCCACGTGATATTGGACCGGCTCAATCACCGCCTGCAATCACCGATAGGCAAACCGCTCCAACGAGCTGCCTTCTTTTTCAAAGAAGCTCTTCAATCTCTTCTCACTGGATCACCTCGCCCACCAACTCGACTTGCTTCGTGGTCCGAAGTGGTCCAAACTATAAGGGTTTATAAGGCCTTCTCAGGTATCTCTCCTATCCCCATGTTCATTCATTTCACTGCAAATCAAGCCCTCCTCGAAAACCTCGACGGTTCTCCTCCTTTCCTTCATGTGATAGATTTCGATATTGGCCTTGGTTGCcagtatgcttccttcatgagagAGCTCGTTGAGAAAGCAGACTCTTGCAAGCTTTCCTCTGCTGTTCTTCGAATCACAGCTGTGGTAACGGAGGACTATGCAATTGAAACCCAGTTGATTAAACAGTGTCTCTCCCAGTATGCTCTTGAACTCAAGATCAGATTCCAGATTGAGTTCGTCCTTCTCCGTACTTTTGAAATGTTATCTTTTAAATCAATCAAGTTCATGGAAAGAGAGAAAACAGCCATTCTATTATCTCCAACATTTTTTCGCCGTCTGGGTTCAAGCAGTAGCATCACCGCATTTGTAACCGATCTCCGACGAGTATCCCCTGGAGTCGTTGTCGTTGTAGATAGTGAAGGGTGGGCCGAATCTGGATCAGCGTCTTTTAGGAGGAATTTTGTTAACGGCCTTGAGTTTTTCTCCATGATATTTGAGTCGCTTGATGCCGCAGCTGCTGGCGGAGACTTGGCGAGAAAAATTGAGATGTTTTTATTAAAACCGAGAATCTTTTCCTCCGTTGAGAGTTGCGGGAGGAGGGTGGCAACGCCTTGGAAAGAGCTGTTTTGTGGGGCGGGAATGAGGCCGATGGCGTTTAGTCAATTTGCAGATTTTCAAGCCGAGTGTTTGCTGGGGAAGGTCCAAGTCAGAGGGTTCGACGTGGCAAAACGACAAGCTGAGTTGGTGCTCTGTTGGCACGAACGGCCACTCATAGCCACGTCAGCATGGAAGTGTTAG
- the LOC110670008 gene encoding vicilin-like seed storage protein At2g18540, producing MFQKASIMPCLLLSLVLLLSLCCSLRAEAFREEECDYFAGMKPSMVKREHRKSLVVTEYGEISAVDISSGTRGAYHLEFMTLEPNSLFLPVLLHADMVFYVKTGSGKLSWAKGGREMKRVNLKRGDVHRLHPGSIFFVQCSLEPERQKLRIYAIYSNTDEDLYEPAIGAYSSIRDLVLGFDKKLLQSAFMVSDDVIEEMTSAMRPPAIVHAVSEKKSIFLELEARFLKALTGNKDGSFYDINGGNKKTKTFNILDADPDFENCNGWSVTVGRRDLKSLRGSNIGVFMVNLTKGSMMGPHWNPMATELAIVLQGQGMVRVVCASNLNETKCKNTRFRVEEGDVFAVPRFHPMAQMSFNNDSFVFMGFSTSTRKNYPKFLAGKSSVLQTLNKQILALSFNVTNATIDRLLTPQAEAVILECTSCAEEEDIIMKEEMERERQEEEARKREEERKREEEERKREQEEEERKREEEEERKREEEERKREQEEEERKREQEEERKREEEERKREAEEEKEREREEEKERRRKEKEERKRAQKRQREEKKRQEAAARRVQEEARREEIERQVKQKGKEARKEKEREIQGGESQSEEEKQKGETGEEEEGGTRKEEQKREGGSGRGRRVWKF from the exons atgTTTCAGAAAGCTTCAATTATGCCTTGTTTACTCTTATCACTCGTCCTTTTGCTTTCCCTTTGCTGCTCTCTTCGTGCGGAGGCCTTCAGAGAGGAGGAATGTGATTATTTTGCTGGGATGAAACCCTCTATGGTGAAGAGGGAACACAGGAAGTCTTTAGTGGTGACTGAATATGGAGAGATCTCAGCTGTTGATATCTCGAGTGGTACAAGAGGGGCATACCATCTTGAGTTTATGACATTGGAGCCTAATTCCTTGTTTCTTCCTGTTCTTCTTCACGCTGACATGGTTTTTTATGTGAAAACAG GGAGTGGGAAATTGAGTTGGGCTAAAGGTGGAAGAGAAATGAAGAGGGTGAATTTAAAGAGAGGAGATGTGCATAGGCTACATCCAGGCTCAATTTTCTTTGTGCAGTGTAGCTTGGAACCAGAACGACAGAAGCTCAGGATTTATGCCATCTATTCAAATACAGATGAAGATCTCTAC GAGCCAGCCATTGGAGCATACTCTAGCATCAGAGATTTGGTTCTTGGCTTTGATAAGAAACTCCTACAATCAGCTTTTATG GTCTCTGATGATGTAATAGAAGAAATGACAAGTGCAATGAGGCCACCAGCCATAGTGCATGCAGTGTCAGAGAAGAAATCAATATTTTTGGAACTAGAAGCTAGGTTTCTAAAAGCTCTTACTGGCAACAAAGATGGCTCCTTCTATGACATCAATGGTGGGAACAAGAAAACCAAGACATTCAACATTCTAGACGCTGACCCAGATTTTGAGAACTGTAATGGGTGGAGTGTGACTGTAGGCAGAAGAGACTTGAAATCTCTAAGGGGTTCGAATATTGGAGTTTTCATGGTGAACTTGACAAAG GGGTCTATGATGGGGCCACATTGGAACCCAATGGCTACTGAGCTAGCGATAGTTTTACAGGGACAAGGGATGGTAAGGGTGGTTTGTGCTAgcaatttaaatgaaacaaagtgCAAGAACACGAGGTTCAGGGTTGAGGAAGGAGATGTTTTTGCTGTACCTAGATTCCATCCGATGGCTCAAATGTCTTTCAATAATGATTCATTTGTTTTTATGGGTTTTAGCACATCAACAAGGAAAAACTACCCTAAATTTCTAGCTGGGAAAAGCTCAGTCCTACAAACTTTGAACAAACAGATCTTGGCCTTGTCCTTTAATGTCACTAATGCCACTATTGATCGATTGTTGACTCCTCAGGCAGAGGCAGTAATATTGGAATGCACTTCTTGCGCCGAGGAAGAGGATATCATAATGAAGGAAGAAATGGAAAGAGAAAGGCAGGAAGAGGAAGCTAGGAAGAGAGAGGAGGAAAGGAAGAGGGAAGAAGAGGAAAGGAAAAGAGAACAAGAGGAAgaggaaaggaaaagagaagaagaggaagaaaggaagagggaAGAAGAGGAAAGGAAAAGAGAACAAGAGGAAGAGGAAAGGAAAAGAGAACAagaggaagaaaggaagagggaagaagaagaaagaaagagggaagcagaggaagaaaaggaaagggagagggaggaagaaaaggaaaggaggagaaaggaaaaggaagaaaggaagagagcacaaaagaggcaaagagaggaaaagaaaagacaagaagcAGCAGCAAGAAGGGTGCAAGAAGAGGCCAGAAGAGAAGAAATAGAAAGACAAGTGAAACAAAAGGGAAAAGAAGCTAGGAAGGAGAAGGAAAGAGAAATACAAGGTGgtgagagccaatcagaagaggAGAAACAGAAAGGAGAAacaggggaagaagaagaaggaggaaCTAGAAAAGAAGAGCAAAAGCGTGAAGGCGGCAGTGGCAGAGGAAGAAGAGTGTGGAAATTTTGA